GAGTTTTACGCTTAGTTTGAAGTGTAGGGCTGGCTCTGCCTTGTAAGCAGGTGTACTATGGGATCTAATGTACTCAGAAGTCTGAACTCCTGCTGGACAAGGCTCTTCTTATTTCTCCTGTGCTGGCCACGTTTGGTCTCTGCTCTGTATGGAcccttcattttttaatacagtgtGTTTTTCAACTAGATGTTGAGTTGTGACCTGCTGTAAAGGTAAAATAAACTTGACAATTGAATGAAGTGTCTATTTGATATAATTAAGCCAACTGGAAAGAAAGGATTTCAATCTTTAGGTCATTTCAAAGTTCCTGAGAGTAATTCAGTTTTACTTTCCCAGTTCACTTCTGTCTTGCAGAACTTTGGCTGTTTTAATAACGTACCCCCGGACTCTTCTGTCATATTTCTGATTGGTGTAattggtttttttctctttttttgagtAAATGGCTTAACATTTCCTGACTGGTGGCTAAGCCGGAATTTCAGCAACCAGCAACCAAAGTAACAGGAAACTCTGGCTGACCACTTTTTCTGTTGCTCACAGTGGCAGAGAAACAACATCATCTTGAGCAAAACTAATAAGCAACAGAACATGCTATTTGGAGGAAGAAAGCTTCAAGTATCAAGATGAAGTCCCTGCCTATGGCAACGTTTTGGGCAAATTTTGGTGAGGTGTGGAAGACTTTCTGGGCTGTGGGTGTTGAACAGCCAACAGTAATTGCCAGTTAATATTGAAACATGATGAACAGAGCCAGAAGAATCACGGAAAATTTGCACAGTGGCCTCTCAGATTTCTATATGCCTACCTTGAAGAGCAGTTCTTCATACTTACCTAACCACCTGCCTTTATGGCTGGTAATTGATGGAAAAAGCAACCGGTTTCCTGGCTTCTTAGAGCTcaaattaaaagggaaaaaccCAAAGTGTGAATCATTTAAGCCTTGGAGCATTCCAGTAAAGGAGCTGTACTTtgcatcaaagaaaaagaaagctatcAGCTCAGAAGAGTGAGCTTGTGAGAAATCCCTTTCAGTTTCCATTCAGAAAGGGCCATAGCTTTATATTATCAGTGCTCTGTTACAGCATTTCTACAACATTTGAGTTGAACCATGGCCTAACTTTCACCTCAAATCCCAGAGCTCATGGCTTCTCGAGTTCTCAGTTGAGCTTCAGCTTGATCACTTGGTGTGGGCTTTAATTAAGAGAGGCTTTTCCCTCAAATCATTAACATCCACGAGATGTCTACAGCTAAATTTTTGCTTGAATCTACAGTTCTTCAGGACTCCTCTGTGTAAATGTGTAACAAGATTCACCCtgctaaaacaaaaagctcttAAACTTGGTTTGCAACGAAGTTTGATACTTAGAAGTGGCTTGCTGCTCCTAATCACAAGAAGACCTTCCCACGCAGTTTTAGGAAATGCAGGGTAGCGGTTAGGAGAGTAAGGTAATACCCCTTAATGTAGTCATTTGCTTAATCTCCAACTGCTGTGTGTATTACACATACAGGCTCAAAAAGATTAGATAAGTGATGATCAGCAGTGTTTGGGGCTGCACCGAGCTCTGGggatttctaaatattttagctgcaaaaagaaaaacaacaaaaaaaaaagagcgaaAGAGTTAAAGGATAAGAGAACCGCCTGAAATACAGAAACGTGTTCTCATAGTAGAGGTTTTGCTCAAACAGAAAGTCACTAAGGATTTGTGCAGGCAGCGTTTTGTTATGCTGAATTTGTCTGCTCGTGTTCTCAGCAAATTATTAGGATTTTGAAACCGGAGAAGGtaaaagaaagtgttttcacagggcttccttcttttttttcttaaagaaagggaaattgcacttattttcctgaataactttcgatttatttttttttccccaggttcAGCCCAACCTGGTGGAGGTTGGGAAAGCTTATGAGGAAAAgttataatttattttgcttgtggACGtacttttctttgattttttccaGAGCTGTTCAAGTGTCTTGTTTTACAGTATGCCCAGCTTTCCATTTCCTTGATTTACAGGTGGCCAGTGTAGGCTGCATAGATGGAAAGATGAGATAAAATAGGGAGCATGGGACCACGCAAAGCTTATTCAGGTGACTTTGCAGACATCCCCTGGATGCAGCCTGGATGGTTAGCCTGCAGGTAACTGAGAGCACGTGTATGAAACGAAATGCTTAATTATTCTGGTTCGCAGCAACACTTCACTTTCATTGCCACGTTTACGTAGAGTGTAAAGATGATTCTGAAGGTGttcaaaattgaaatgaaatattttgaaagcgTCAAAAGGAACAGATTTAATTTGACCTGGCGATGTTTGGGTTGTTTGTCTTGGAGGGTAGAAGGCAGTAAGGAGACTATGGGGACACATTCTTGGTTTAggcaaggaaggaaagcaatTGGAAAGGGATTATTCACCACGCAGtattgctctgtgctgtcatTCAAAGAAAAGTGatgatttttcaaagcaaatggcTACCTGAATGAGGCTGGAAAGTTGTTAAGTGTGAACGCTGCTTTGCTACATGGTTTAAGCACAGGTTAATGggtttatttgtattatttacaGAGTATTTTacaatgtttcttttttttctgaaaaggatCAGGCAATAAATATAGCAAGCAAATTGAGGAAGATTTCTCATTGAGGCATATGTACAGCTGAGGTCAGAATCACATAGTCGTACATCAATTGCAATGGCTCATTCAAAACAGCAGCCAGTGCAGGTAATTCATGTGCAGGTCCTTATTCACCTCTCAGTCTGAAAGAAGCTTGGTTTCCAATTTCTAAtccattctttttcatttttgcagccTCTTCACTTTCTGTTGGGCTCATATTCACGTACCCTCTTGTCAGTGCATGCTGACGTCCTAATGATATTGCCAGGATTTCTTAGGGATGATCGGTGGTGGCTGGAGTGTCACAGTATCAAGGTTTTTCTCTGGCTGGAACAGATAGCCAGAACATAATTTTATCATGTGAATATACTGTTTTAACGTGAACGTTCTTATACTGTTTTAACGTGAACGTTCTCTGTCAAATACTCATACGCTAGAGAGTCACAAatgtgtctgaaaaaaaaataccttctgTAGGTGGAAGAGTAATTTTTCGTAATCTTCTGCTGTGGAACAATTGATAAGGATTGGTTCTGTCAGGCTTCCTGCAAGACATTAGCAGGGAACAGGTGCTGGATGCAAATGGCTATAGCAAGGGAAATCACAAGGGCTGTTCCCACACAAGGTTAGATCCTCTCCCTAGAGCCAGCATCTGACCGTCAAgttgattttgcttttaaccACAAGAAGGCTGAGAATTCCCCATGATAGAAAAGATGAAGGTTTGGGGTCTGGGCTGGCTGCTGGACCAAGGAAGGAAGCACAGAGAGCTATTACAGTTTAGCAACCAGAAACACAAGGAGCCCCTGAAGAGCATCTGTCTGGTTACAGCTAGGAATGGAATCTGATTTTAACTAGGTACTGTCCCCTGTGGTAGATCCAAATGTCACGGCTGTGAGATGCATTCTGTGCTGAATCTGCTGGGCATTGGAAGGCTCTTTGTTTCTTATAAAAGCAGTCTTTCCTGCCAGAAACTGCTACTGGAATGGGTTTCTGCAAacctgagctgctctgtgcagctgcaagaagaaaaatgcccAAATAAGCCATCCTCAGAGCAAACTTGAGCACCAGTGGTGTTTGTTTCTTATCAGAACCCCAACGTGGTGGGGCTGGAGGCACCTCTGGGTCAGCAGGGGCACCCAGGACCACATCCTGGCAGATTCTGAGAACCTCCAAGGTTGAGGACAGCCTTTCcgagcagcctgtgctgggtCACCCTCCAGGTAAAGACATGTCTCCTGATGTTTGGAGTGAACCTCTGTTTGCTGCTCTCATCTTTCTTGGACTTACCTGTAATTTCAAGCTGTAACCTTCCCAGCACAGTGGATTTCTCCTTTGCCTGGATTCCATTCAAGGGGAGTTTTcccttcaaaaaaagaaaaggaaaacattgcttttctgtgcgctctttctttttctccttgctatttattttcatcaccCAGAGCTGTTCACCTGATCTTAGTTCTGTACTTACTTGACCATTTCTACTGTTTCCCTTTACCTCATATGTGATTGTAGTTTTCGTTTCAtccacagagaggaaaagcaggtCTTCTGGGAACAGGACCAACAGCCTTTCCTTAGAGTCCTGTGGAAAAGGGGTGTTTAGAGACTGGCAACACCTTAGGTAGTGTGCTAGCCATAGACactgttctttgtatttcttactCAGCTTAGCTCATCTTGTGGTATCTTATCTGTGTTGTTCATCTGTATATTTTTTAGAATACGTCAGCTATGTTCCCATAAGAGAGTGTTTAGAAAATGCTGTCCTTTCTGTGTAGTGGGAAGGGAGCGGACTCCCCCTCCCAGATTCTTTGGAAGTTGACTGCAACTGACCAGATGGAGTTCTCAGAAGTGGCTCTCAGAAAAGCAAccttttgcatttccttttgtttgtttaatgctGTGGGACTTTGAACAAAATTGGCCTCATGCTACCTTTTCTGTAGCCTGCCAAAGGCATAATACCACCCAGGAACAACAGTCATaaagctgcaaaacattttctgggGGGAACTACACTTTACAGCCttcttatttacttatttttttaacaacagTCCCACGTGATGCCAAAGATTCACTGCTTTGAACCTGTTCAAAGCCATCCAAATATCAGAGTGGAATACATTACCCCCATGCAGCCAGTAGCCACTTGCACCGTGGTCAGATACTGAATCCTTCCCATATGCTGAATTggttttccttcccatttcagAATGGTGTTACACAAGAGATGTCTCATCAGctcccttttcttccacttcatgTCACACGGCACCTTcatgaattattattttttttaagatgaagcAAAGAGCGATAAAAGACAAAGTATGATGTTTTTTCAGGATTACAGCGTGGTAAAAGTATTTAGGTTATCCAAAACAGAAGATAGTTAGGTATGGCTAAAGTACAGTGCTACCCTGGAGACTAGGCCATGCTAGACATCAAGGGCAGCTGAGTGGATGTTTAAAGACAAGGAGGGAAACCTCAATTACACTGTTAATAAATAGCActagggaaggagaaaaggcaaGTTGGCTCTCCAGTTGATTAGTACACTTTAGGAACCTGAGCTTACAACAATGTGAGTGAAAGCTTTGGGAGGACATTGTCTGAATGCCCTAAGCCAGGTCCATGCGGTGCTAGCAGTGTAATCCTGCCATCTTGTGACTCTTGTGGATGTTGCAGTATGTTTTGTAAGCATGTATTTACAAGTTTTGTGTGACAGCATGTATTGAAGAGCAAGTCTTGTTTTTTTGGCTGTAACTAAGaggaaatttaaattttttagcAGTGTAGCAGCTACATCTCGTGAAGAAAAACAATCGGTAGCGTGTCAAAAACCTCTCATGAACAGAGAGCAGCATTTGCAAGCGTTCAGTGATAAAACGTGTTGGGTAGCAAGATTATTTTAGCCTAGACAGAATCTACAGCACCCTGGAATACAATTACTGTTCAGTTCCAGCCTGTATTCTAGAGATCCCTGAAAAtcctttccatttccaaagctgccactgtttgctgttttcagcCCCTTCTCTATACATCTATTCTCCACCACCGACTTACTTACCAGGAAAGAGATATTACTGGCGGGACTGGCCGAGTAGTTAGCATTTGCCATCTTGATTTGGTTCTGGAGGTGCTGAATCCATTTCTCAAAGTCAGCCGAATTCTGGCAGCAAATGAGCCGGGACTCTATCATGGCCCCTGTGCAAAAACACAAGACGCCCTGGCTCTGAGGAAAAGCGGGGACTGTGGTCTACGTTTGAACCCAGCGGGTGGATTCTGTGACTGTCGCAGCCCCTCCAGGAGCTGTCCAGCAGGCTTACCAGAAATTTCAAAGGTGTAGCTGATGGCAGTCACAACTTCCCTCAGGCGCATCCCAGCAAGAGGAAGGAGACCCTGGTGTGGTGGGGAATGGTGTTAAAGGTCAATTGGTAGGAATAACCAAGTACCTTGTGTGAACTAGATGCAGTTTTATCTGCCTTGCAGCTTCCCCCTCTTTAATTCCTCCCCCATGCtccccagctgtgccagcaaAGGAGACATTCACATTAAAGACAAAGTGGCTTCGTCCTCATTTGGGATCctttatttcataaaatgatGACCACTTTTCTGTGTCATCCTCTTTCTCCATTCGGCTAGTGGAGGGACTTGGAATTTTATCATCTCCAATGTTATACAGCTCAAGAACCTCCATCCTGTAGCTAGGAAGTCTCTTAATTTGGCTTCTTTTCTCACATCTAGGATCCTCGGACGTGTACCAAAGCCACCAGAAGGCATTGCAGTGCTGAGGGCAGCTCTCCTGGACGCATCTCTTTGGCACCCTGTGCCTGCCCCCTCCTATACCTTTCCGAGCTCTCCTTCTCCTGTCACCTCCTGTTCTTATCACCTTCTTTTGATGTCTTCTGGTTGATGCTTAGCTCGCTGGTAGGGAGCTGCGCTCCCTCTCCTTGGGAAAGCAAGGCGGCTGTGATAAGAGGCCAGCTAAAATTATAGAATATCATATAAATAGAAACTGGCACTTCCTCTTCAATCTCTGGAGCAGACGCTCTTCCCTATTcaaaataagctgaaaaaaatagagaattttGAGCTACTGTCCTAGAAAATATGCCAAAGCTCCCATGAAATCAGTGAAGTGTCTGCCTTGGCTCGTGGGGCCGGAACATGTGTGCTCCATCCTGAGCCTTGCTCTTGGCACAGCACCGAGGAGTAAGCTCTCCTTTTGCCATGCATATGCTAGAGCTGCGAGCATAAAGAGATATTTGGGAAACCTTGAAAATGAGCATGAATGCAGGACACAGAAGGATTCCTGTGCTTTACCTCATAAACAAACGCCTTATTTGTGTGATCCACAGAAAGAATCAGCAAGTGGAAGGAGGTCAGCACAAGGTAGCATTCAGACATCTCCTGTTGAAATAAGAACAGTTACATTTTTCCTCCACAAcgtttcagttttttttaaagtaaaaggaAATCACATTTCTTCAAAGCTCTCCACTTtgccttcctctctcctcctgcagtATTGGTGCATAGCCAGATGCAGTGCTGATTGACAGCTGTCTGCAGGATGACGGGGAGCTCTGCAGTGTGTAACTGCTGGGCTGGCTTGCACTGCTACATCACGCTTTGGCTGAAGGCATTCAAGATTgggctggactgggctctgggtgtccctgtttattgcaagGGAGTGgggctagatgaccttcaaaggtcccttccaactcaaatgatttaaTGGTTCTACTTCGTAATTTTATGTTGTCTTCTCAGATAAATGAGCGTGTGCTTAAAGAGGCGTGAATCCATGGCAAAGTTAGAGCAGGTCTCAGTTCCTTCTTCTGATTTCATCAACACCCCTGTAAGGACTGTCACACCTCAGTGGTTTCACTGCTCAGCCCCAGTTCCTCTGGAGAGGGCTTGAGCGTCACACGTACAAATTTGCAACCATTACAATGTTATCTCTTaggggaaaagaataaaaaaagcctCTGacagaaaggatatttttatCAGAAGGAATGTAAAAAAAGTCATGCTGCTCAAGCAAGTTGCTATGAAATCCTTTCAGCTCTTGCTGGCGttggggaaataaaaattgaacatATTGGCATTAACTcttgggaggggaaaaaaaaagggcaaactGTGGCTTCGGTCAAGCACTGTGGTTGGACAGTAGTTTGGGCTGGACACTTGAAATTCAAATTTAGCTCATCTTTTGTCTCCCAAGGGAAAAATGCCCTGCATAGTACCGTGGTGGTACGATGTGTGACGATGATTACCTCCATGTGATAACTTCTCAGAGAAACCCAGGAGGACCAAACGATCTCCCCAGGAGAATGAATGTTCTTCCCTTCCCAGCCAGCGATGGGCTGAGTGATCAACAAGTTCAGCAGTTCCTCCTGTGTTCTTCCCGACAGTGTTTCTGcctggaaaaaagacaaaatagtgagtatttctttctgaaatgacaCCAGGAATATCCTGTAGAGGcaattagaagagaaaaaaaatagaaactagAGTCAAACAATGGTGATGTATAAATAAGCTAAAAGAGAGAGTGGGTAATTTTTGCAATCCAGACCATGGGAGATTTGGATGCTGACGTCAATACGTGACTTGGCATAGATCACTTCCCCTCTCTCAGTGCATGTTCTCAGCTGTGGTGATAAAACACGGTCCCGGGAAAAGTTCCCTGCACTGATTGTGGTGATGGACTTTCTTGCATGTGAATTTGTAGAGCAGAAACTGTGATGAATAGGCTCGTGATTTCTTCCTTGGTGTGCTACATATGAATCTTTGCCTGTGTAACCCTGCTCATACTCACCCCTTCTGTCTTTGTGGGAGCTGTAGGGTCCTTAGGATGCAGGGATCCCTCACTCTGGCCATCTGAAATGGaccattttctgaaatggaagagaaCGTGGAAAGGcatagaaaaacatttacatgCTTAAAAGAGAGAATAATTCATGCTCAGTCAGCAGACACACTTATGGATTTCTGGCATaagttttttgtattttagagTATTCTATTTTAAACTGGAATACCGCTGGTTACAGCTCAGTGAactctaggggaaaaaaaatgcagcagatgCAGAATCAGAAAACAGGCATGCCAAGGAATAGCAAAGCTGAAGCTGAGGTGAAGATGTCGCCAAAGAACCCCTTACTTCAAGCAGATACCATAGCCTAAAATTCATCAGAGCATTTAGGCTCCCGGTTTTCTCCTGGCATTGCGTGGGAAGGATGCGTAGGGATGATGAGGGCACTCTGTGTGCCTGCCTAAATAGACAGGGAAAGAATAACTGCAGTTCCTGGTGAAATTATGGAAGGAAACGTAGCT
The sequence above is a segment of the Numida meleagris isolate 19003 breed g44 Domestic line chromosome 20, NumMel1.0, whole genome shotgun sequence genome. Coding sequences within it:
- the LOC110408703 gene encoding uncharacterized protein LOC110408703, yielding MGCCSLSARHAGSAGESQDEVELLKTGRTRKWSISDGQSEGSLHPKDPTAPTKTEGAETLSGRTQEELLNLLITQPIAGWEGKNIHSPGEIVWSSWVSLRSYHMEEMSECYLVLTSFHLLILSVDHTNKAFVYEGLLPLAGMRLREVVTAISYTFEISGAMIESRLICCQNSADFEKWIQHLQNQIKMANANYSASPASNISFLVPCDMKWKKRELMRHLLCNTILKWEGKPIQHMGRIQYLTTVQVATGCMGDSKERLLVLFPEDLLFLSVDETKTTITYEGKLPLNGIQAKEKSTVLGRLQLEITGSLTEPILINCSTAEDYEKLLFHLQKPEKNLDTVTLQPPPIIPKKSWQYH